The following proteins come from a genomic window of Pedobacter faecalis:
- a CDS encoding alanine/glycine:cation symporter family protein, with translation MEGLLTSINDLIWSNALIILCMGTGIYFSIVTRFLQVRYIKEMWRLLFDGKSSDKGVSSFQAFAIAISGRIGTGNIAGVATAIAMGGPGAVFWMWLIAFLGAASAFIEATLGQIYKQVKNGEYRGGPSYYIEKGLGLKWYAVLFAVATVLSTAFFLPGVQSNSIALSMQNAFDIPVAYTGAAVVILLALIIFGGVKRIGKVAEIIVPFMAGGYILMAIVIMLMNIAEIPSVIGLIFRSAFDLEPAFAGIFGMAVAWGVKRGIYSNEAGQGTAPHAAAAAEVSHPAKQGLVQAFSVYIDTLFVCTATAFMILFTGKYNVLNPDGNFLVENLPGAKIGAEYTQQAISSHFPALGSGFVAVSLLFFAFTTIMAYYYIAETNLSYLDKKGNKWAINILRLLLLFSTFYGSVKTAEAAWTLGDIGVGMMAWLNVIAILLLRKPALKALKDYQQQRKAGKDPVFDARAAGIENTSEW, from the coding sequence ATGGAAGGACTACTGACTAGTATTAACGACTTAATCTGGAGCAATGCGCTCATTATCTTGTGCATGGGTACAGGCATATATTTCTCTATCGTAACCCGGTTTCTGCAGGTGCGGTACATCAAGGAAATGTGGCGCCTGTTGTTCGATGGAAAAAGCTCAGACAAAGGGGTTAGTTCTTTTCAGGCTTTTGCGATTGCCATCTCCGGACGCATTGGTACCGGTAATATTGCCGGCGTAGCCACGGCCATTGCTATGGGCGGGCCGGGCGCGGTGTTTTGGATGTGGCTGATCGCTTTTTTGGGTGCTGCTTCTGCTTTTATTGAGGCTACACTCGGACAGATCTATAAGCAGGTTAAAAACGGGGAGTACCGCGGGGGACCGTCCTATTATATTGAAAAAGGTTTGGGCCTTAAATGGTATGCGGTTCTCTTTGCGGTGGCCACGGTTTTAAGTACGGCCTTTTTCCTTCCGGGTGTACAAAGCAACAGTATCGCGCTCAGCATGCAGAACGCCTTTGATATTCCCGTAGCATATACGGGGGCTGCCGTTGTCATTTTACTGGCGCTGATCATTTTTGGCGGTGTAAAGCGGATCGGTAAAGTAGCTGAGATCATAGTTCCGTTTATGGCGGGCGGCTATATTTTAATGGCAATTGTGATTATGCTGATGAACATCGCAGAGATACCATCGGTGATCGGTCTGATCTTCCGGTCGGCCTTCGATCTGGAACCAGCCTTTGCTGGCATATTTGGTATGGCTGTAGCCTGGGGTGTGAAGCGCGGCATTTACTCCAATGAGGCCGGACAGGGTACTGCTCCGCACGCTGCAGCGGCAGCGGAAGTTAGCCACCCTGCAAAGCAAGGACTGGTGCAGGCCTTTTCGGTTTACATCGATACCCTATTTGTGTGTACTGCAACGGCCTTTATGATCCTCTTTACCGGAAAATACAATGTGCTTAATCCTGATGGCAACTTTTTAGTGGAAAATTTGCCTGGTGCGAAGATCGGTGCGGAGTATACGCAACAAGCGATAAGCTCGCATTTCCCTGCGCTGGGCTCTGGCTTTGTGGCTGTGTCCTTGCTGTTTTTTGCTTTTACGACCATTATGGCCTATTACTATATTGCGGAAACGAACTTGAGTTATCTGGATAAAAAAGGCAATAAATGGGCAATTAACATCCTGCGCCTGTTATTGTTGTTCTCTACTTTTTACGGATCGGTTAAAACCGCAGAGGCCGCGTGGACATTAGGGGATATTGGTGTCGGTATGATGGCCTGGCTAAA
- a CDS encoding AAA family ATPase, with product MTDFNGYIQTIRLAAKDDLPEGYPFNIPVIENFKELRLHPKVTYLIGDNGMGKSTLLEAIAVGLGFNAEGGTKNFNFSTQATHSDLHNYLKFTKGAHQPKDGFFLRGESFYNVASEIDRIGDGIHQWYGDKSLHEQSHGESFWALFMNRFGGNGVYILDEPESALSVTRQMALLARMNHLVNKRSQFIIATHSPIVLAYPDADIYQLTASGLEKVQYRDTDIYRLYKAFLDNPEDVTRLLLEEEPVE from the coding sequence ATGACAGATTTTAATGGATATATTCAAACGATAAGACTGGCAGCAAAGGATGACCTGCCAGAGGGATACCCTTTCAATATTCCAGTGATTGAAAACTTTAAGGAGTTAAGGCTGCATCCGAAAGTTACTTACTTGATTGGCGATAACGGTATGGGCAAGTCTACCCTGCTTGAGGCTATTGCGGTCGGGCTGGGCTTTAATGCAGAAGGTGGCACTAAAAACTTCAACTTCAGCACGCAGGCAACGCACTCGGATCTGCATAACTATCTGAAGTTTACTAAGGGCGCACATCAGCCGAAAGATGGCTTTTTTCTGCGCGGAGAGAGTTTTTACAACGTAGCTTCGGAGATTGACCGGATCGGCGATGGCATTCACCAGTGGTACGGCGACAAATCACTGCATGAGCAATCGCACGGCGAATCTTTCTGGGCCTTATTTATGAACCGGTTTGGCGGAAATGGTGTGTATATTTTGGACGAACCCGAGTCTGCCCTGTCTGTAACCCGGCAAATGGCGCTGCTGGCACGCATGAATCACCTGGTGAATAAGCGATCGCAATTCATTATTGCCACCCACTCTCCTATTGTGCTGGCCTATCCCGATGCGGATATTTATCAGTTGACGGCTAGTGGCCTTGAAAAGGTACAGTATAGGGATACTGACATTTACCGGCTTTATAAGGCTTTTCTTGACAATCCGGAAGATGTGACAAGGCTTTTGTTGGAAGAGGAACCCGTCGAGTAG
- a CDS encoding sensor histidine kinase, translated as MTGRIYKIVVLISFLILVGVQLKLIYNTYTLLDRDFNLKEKKLLNDEYGKSIPNDKVYTGGGRILDSILKDKMPALKAAYLRDKNEFRKLARQTSNIILSKLTAGSTMDSVFRSIVKRNGLDTSLHYLLTVQALEINFDQRIGDITIFKKVPYGAVIDGNLRSPTPENRVTSLAVSGSLLYDYRITFYLFADYPNRSSRVAYQMLPTFSLVVLCILIIIGINYYTYVSWMRQKKDAAMKSDFLNSIKHEFNTPVTTIMVAGKSLAEDEVLSDRDRVKALGQIIERQARRLHTHINQMLEVSMLQEKIHMEETDLNEAISILMEDYRLKLRPSDELLFKRHPAKLLVPIDRFVFSTMMQNMLDNAFKHNSKAERSTVITIEENSEHFVLGISDNGNGIEQNARDMIFNKFYRLPRNSTLPGLGLGLYYVKQCLDIHGWDIKLDSELGQGTTFLIYIPKYLLEEL; from the coding sequence ATGACCGGCCGGATATATAAAATAGTGGTGCTGATCAGCTTTCTGATCCTTGTTGGTGTACAGCTAAAGCTAATCTATAACACGTATACGCTGCTCGACCGGGATTTCAACCTGAAGGAGAAGAAGCTGCTCAACGACGAGTATGGAAAGAGCATTCCTAATGATAAAGTTTACACAGGCGGGGGCCGGATCTTAGATTCAATCCTGAAGGATAAAATGCCTGCACTAAAAGCTGCATATCTCCGTGACAAAAATGAATTCAGAAAACTTGCCCGGCAAACCAGCAATATTATATTGAGCAAACTAACTGCAGGGAGCACGATGGACAGTGTTTTTCGCTCTATTGTGAAGCGAAACGGACTGGACACTAGTTTGCATTATCTGCTGACTGTTCAGGCTTTAGAGATTAATTTTGATCAGCGGATCGGTGACATCACCATTTTTAAAAAGGTGCCCTACGGGGCGGTTATCGATGGCAATCTGCGCAGTCCTACGCCCGAAAACCGCGTGACCAGCCTGGCCGTAAGCGGCTCGCTGCTGTACGATTACCGAATCACTTTTTATCTGTTTGCCGACTATCCAAATCGCTCATCCAGGGTCGCCTACCAGATGCTTCCTACATTTTCGCTCGTCGTCCTTTGTATTCTGATCATCATTGGCATCAATTACTACACCTATGTAAGCTGGATGCGCCAGAAGAAGGATGCTGCCATGAAATCGGATTTTCTGAACAGCATAAAACATGAATTTAATACGCCGGTTACGACCATTATGGTGGCAGGTAAAAGTCTGGCCGAGGATGAGGTCCTCTCCGATCGCGATCGTGTGAAAGCGCTGGGCCAGATCATCGAGCGGCAGGCCAGGCGCCTGCATACGCATATCAACCAGATGCTGGAGGTATCTATGCTCCAGGAAAAGATTCACATGGAGGAAACCGATCTGAACGAAGCAATCAGCATATTGATGGAGGATTACAGGTTAAAACTTCGGCCGTCCGACGAGCTGTTATTTAAGCGGCATCCGGCCAAACTTCTGGTTCCGATAGATCGTTTCGTGTTTTCGACCATGATGCAGAATATGCTCGACAACGCCTTTAAGCATAATTCTAAAGCGGAAAGAAGCACCGTAATAACTATAGAAGAAAATAGTGAGCACTTTGTGCTTGGTATCAGCGACAATGGCAATGGTATTGAGCAAAATGCCCGCGATATGATATTTAATAAATTTTACAGATTGCCCCGCAACAGCACGCTGCCGGGTCTGGGTTTGGGCTTGTACTATGTAAAACAATGCCTTGACATCCACGGCTGGGACATTAAGTTAGATTCCGAGCTCGGCCAGGGCACTACTTTCCTGATATATATTCCCAAGTATCTGCTAGAAGAATTGTGA
- a CDS encoding alpha-L-fucosidase produces MIKRIFMALTLVLAITHAQQALSQQKSAPRPLPQLQQEFVDLGFGMFIHYGMPTFMDQDWSDPNAALSLFKSPKFDADQWAKAAKSANMTYGCLTTKHHSGFPIWNTKTTAYNVMNTPHKRDVVKEYADAFRKNGLKVMLYYSILDTHHGIRPNQITPEHIQMIKDQITELLSNYGEITALVIDGWDAPWSRISYDDVPFEDIYHLVKSLQPNCLVMDLNAAKYPAEALFYTDIKSYEQGAGQFISKEHNKLPALACLPLQASWFWKTSFPTTPVKDVNELVNKFIAPYNGAYCNFILNVAPNSDGLIDENALVALKEIGKIYQKPAGLPKVPAHAAPIISSNIAKHVKSNSSWSDDMNIMDFANDDNFGSSWVSNREVKSPWYELNFEKAQAFNMVVVTEGRQGDSNYQLQYYAAGQWHPLKAEQVEAGRITIFRFDRVWAERLKLTISGFSKPPVLAEVGVYNERR; encoded by the coding sequence ATGATCAAAAGAATTTTCATGGCCTTGACCCTCGTGCTGGCCATTACCCATGCACAACAAGCCCTGTCACAGCAGAAGTCGGCCCCCCGACCTCTTCCCCAGCTTCAGCAGGAATTTGTAGACCTAGGCTTCGGTATGTTTATTCATTACGGCATGCCTACGTTTATGGATCAGGACTGGTCTGACCCAAATGCTGCGCTCTCGCTTTTCAAATCGCCTAAGTTCGATGCTGATCAGTGGGCCAAGGCCGCCAAATCGGCCAACATGACTTATGGCTGTTTAACCACAAAACACCATAGTGGCTTTCCCATCTGGAATACAAAAACCACGGCATACAATGTGATGAACACGCCCCATAAGCGTGATGTGGTTAAAGAATACGCCGACGCGTTCCGCAAAAACGGTCTGAAAGTGATGCTGTACTATTCTATTCTCGACACACATCATGGCATCCGGCCCAATCAGATCACACCAGAGCATATCCAAATGATCAAAGACCAAATTACAGAATTACTGAGCAATTATGGAGAGATCACCGCACTGGTGATAGATGGATGGGATGCACCATGGTCGAGAATTTCGTACGACGACGTCCCTTTCGAAGACATTTATCACCTGGTGAAATCCCTTCAGCCCAATTGCCTGGTTATGGACCTTAACGCCGCGAAATATCCGGCTGAAGCACTGTTTTATACTGACATCAAATCTTACGAGCAAGGCGCAGGTCAGTTCATCTCCAAAGAGCACAATAAGCTTCCGGCATTGGCTTGTCTGCCTCTGCAGGCCAGCTGGTTCTGGAAAACATCCTTTCCAACCACGCCCGTAAAAGACGTCAACGAGCTTGTCAATAAGTTCATTGCACCTTACAACGGAGCCTACTGCAACTTCATCTTAAATGTTGCGCCAAACAGCGACGGACTGATCGATGAAAACGCCCTGGTAGCATTAAAAGAGATTGGTAAGATCTATCAAAAGCCTGCCGGACTTCCCAAAGTTCCTGCACATGCGGCTCCGATCATATCCAGCAACATCGCGAAGCACGTGAAAAGCAACAGCAGCTGGTCGGACGACATGAACATCATGGATTTCGCAAACGACGACAATTTCGGCAGCAGCTGGGTGTCTAACCGTGAGGTTAAGTCGCCCTGGTACGAGCTAAACTTTGAAAAAGCACAAGCATTTAACATGGTGGTGGTTACTGAGGGCAGACAAGGAGATAGCAACTACCAGTTGCAGTATTATGCAGCGGGGCAATGGCATCCGCTCAAAGCAGAGCAAGTTGAAGCCGGTCGTATCACCATCTTCCGTTTTGATCGCGTTTGGGCAGAAAGGTTAAAACTGACGATCAGTGGGTTCAGCAAGCCACCCGTTCTTGCAGAAGTAGGTGTTTATAACGAAAGAAGATAA
- a CDS encoding response regulator transcription factor → MYDIVLIEDEPDLGTVVSSFLKMRGFSVIWFQTANEALGYYRKHVMANRLLIIDVQLPDMNGFDLAARVQELNQHQIFLFLTAHSEKGNRLRGLNLGAIDYISKPFEIDELVLRVSNILKTFSPAPPDHGEADRQQTDFGDLTYYHDQLLVLLPGGREVSLTRRESELLNYLIKHPNRVVRKSDVLMALWGSDDYFNGKSLEVFISRLRGFFKASELVSIENVYGLGYILKIKKAGNDHSDTFPTI, encoded by the coding sequence ATGTACGACATCGTTTTAATTGAAGATGAGCCCGATTTGGGAACCGTTGTTTCCAGCTTCCTGAAAATGAGGGGTTTCAGCGTCATTTGGTTTCAAACTGCCAATGAAGCGCTTGGCTACTACCGAAAGCATGTTATGGCCAACCGTTTACTCATCATTGATGTGCAGCTGCCGGATATGAATGGTTTTGATCTGGCCGCGCGGGTGCAAGAATTAAATCAGCATCAGATATTTCTCTTTTTGACGGCTCATAGTGAAAAAGGCAACAGGCTCCGCGGCCTCAACCTTGGGGCTATTGATTATATTTCGAAGCCTTTTGAAATTGATGAGCTGGTGCTTCGGGTCAGCAACATTTTAAAGACCTTCTCGCCAGCCCCGCCCGATCATGGGGAAGCTGATCGGCAACAAACGGACTTTGGCGACCTGACGTACTATCATGACCAGTTGCTTGTTTTGCTGCCGGGCGGCAGGGAGGTATCGCTGACGCGCAGAGAATCTGAATTGCTAAACTATTTGATAAAGCATCCGAACCGGGTAGTAAGGAAGAGTGATGTTTTAATGGCCTTGTGGGGCAGCGACGATTACTTTAACGGGAAAAGCCTGGAGGTTTTTATTTCAAGATTACGTGGTTTTTTTAAAGCATCGGAGCTGGTTTCTATTGAAAATGTTTACGGACTGGGTTATATCCTGAAGATAAAAAAAGCGGGGAATGATCATTCCGATACATTCCCCACCATCTAA
- a CDS encoding LytR/AlgR family response regulator transcription factor: MKIACIVVDDEPIARELLETYIDKCPELSLAGSCATALAAFDLLHSEPVQLMFLDVKMPGMNGIEFLSALKHPPKVVFTTAYSEHAHAAFELDAADYLLKPVTYERFLRAIRKVLMTGEGHIPVEKRYTYFRVSGKMLKIDHENLTYVKAVKDYILLRTTTGSHLCHMSMKAVEQLLPAGEFTRTHRSYLINHEHIQEIRNTVLKIAGEEIPLGESYREMVLQKLLSKV; this comes from the coding sequence ATGAAGATTGCCTGTATCGTGGTAGACGATGAACCGATTGCCAGGGAGTTGCTGGAAACTTACATAGACAAATGCCCGGAGCTTAGCTTGGCCGGGAGCTGCGCCACGGCGCTGGCTGCTTTCGACCTGCTGCATAGCGAACCTGTGCAGTTGATGTTCCTGGACGTAAAGATGCCCGGGATGAATGGGATTGAATTTTTGTCGGCACTGAAGCATCCGCCCAAGGTAGTTTTTACTACAGCGTACTCGGAACATGCTCATGCCGCGTTTGAACTGGACGCGGCAGATTACCTGCTTAAACCGGTTACCTATGAACGATTCTTAAGAGCGATCCGCAAGGTATTAATGACTGGTGAGGGCCACATCCCGGTTGAGAAACGTTACACTTATTTCCGGGTATCAGGCAAAATGCTGAAGATTGATCATGAAAACCTCACTTATGTGAAAGCGGTTAAGGATTACATCCTATTGCGAACTACGACGGGGAGCCACCTCTGCCATATGAGCATGAAAGCTGTGGAGCAGTTGCTTCCTGCCGGGGAATTTACAAGAACGCACCGTTCGTACCTTATCAATCATGAGCATATCCAGGAGATCAGGAATACTGTTTTGAAGATAGCCGGGGAAGAGATCCCGTTGGGTGAGTCTTACAGGGAAATGGTACTTCAGAAGCTTTTGAGTAAAGTGTAG
- a CDS encoding 3-oxoacyl-ACP synthase III family protein: protein MNRGVKTVIAGTGSYIPEKVVSGEDFLNASFFENGVLLEKENAEVVQKFSEITGIVERRYAAEDQVTSHIGAIAAERAIEDSGVDKESIDYIICCHNFGDMLPGSNRIDMLPSLASKIKMILEIQNPDCVAYDLIFGCPGWVQGAIQADYYIKSGDAKAVLVIGAETLSRIIDPHDRDSMIFADGAGAVVFSAGEEREEAGILSHKTQTHAVEFGGLLTMGRCARPDAPDENYYMKMQGRKLYEFAVSNVPQVIKKAIDKAGLGLADISIVFIHQANDKMDAAIMKRLFKLYGLDMVPEKLVPMTIAWLGNSSVATVPTLLDLVKNGKVEGYGISKGDIGVFASVGAGMNINAFIYRF from the coding sequence ATGAACAGAGGCGTGAAGACGGTTATTGCCGGCACAGGAAGTTATATTCCGGAGAAAGTGGTGAGTGGAGAGGATTTTTTGAATGCAAGCTTTTTCGAAAACGGTGTATTGCTGGAGAAAGAAAATGCGGAGGTGGTGCAGAAGTTTTCTGAAATAACCGGTATTGTGGAGAGAAGGTATGCGGCGGAAGATCAGGTAACGAGCCACATTGGGGCTATAGCGGCTGAGCGGGCGATAGAGGACTCGGGCGTGGATAAGGAGTCGATCGACTATATCATATGCTGTCACAACTTCGGCGATATGCTGCCCGGAAGCAACAGGATTGATATGCTGCCCTCGCTGGCTTCTAAAATAAAGATGATTCTGGAAATTCAGAACCCTGATTGCGTGGCTTATGATTTGATTTTCGGTTGCCCGGGCTGGGTGCAGGGTGCTATTCAGGCAGATTACTATATCAAAAGCGGCGACGCCAAAGCAGTTCTGGTTATAGGTGCGGAAACGCTAAGCAGGATTATCGATCCGCACGACCGCGACAGCATGATATTTGCAGACGGCGCCGGGGCGGTGGTTTTCAGTGCAGGCGAAGAGCGCGAAGAGGCGGGTATTTTGTCGCACAAGACACAGACACATGCGGTTGAGTTTGGCGGACTCCTCACGATGGGCAGGTGCGCCAGACCAGACGCTCCGGACGAAAACTACTATATGAAAATGCAGGGCCGGAAATTGTACGAGTTTGCCGTATCAAATGTTCCGCAGGTGATTAAAAAAGCGATCGACAAAGCCGGATTAGGTCTTGCTGATATCAGCATCGTGTTTATCCATCAGGCCAACGACAAGATGGATGCGGCTATCATGAAAAGGTTGTTTAAGTTATACGGCCTGGATATGGTGCCGGAAAAACTGGTGCCCATGACCATCGCATGGCTGGGCAACAGTTCAGTGGCTACGGTTCCTACGTTGCTTGATCTGGTTAAAAACGGTAAGGTTGAGGGCTATGGGATCAGCAAGGGCGACATCGGCGTATTCGCTTCTGTTGGCGCAGGAATGAACATCAATGCCTTTATTTACCGCTTTTAA
- a CDS encoding TlpA family protein disulfide reductase translates to MKHLTPVYAFVVSLLFSTTCMAQTGSQSASAASARKEIVVSEGSIVMIGSPLGEVPKKGKLLSEQGDEIPLRRFNDSIATSKYLARWERSSGGEIYRLVKKEKTPFNYIGKTLPVTSLKTFDGEDVSFQKKKNKLTYINFWTTTCKPCIDEFKLIDSLRRQNPKVEFLGIAYEDNEVVSQFAKKGPFPFKPVLDGKQANDMFEVDSYPMHIIIDLNNTIRYVVAGLLDDKKLPELIRQLRM, encoded by the coding sequence ATGAAACATTTAACACCTGTCTACGCGTTCGTCGTATCATTATTATTTAGCACTACTTGTATGGCCCAAACCGGTTCTCAAAGTGCCTCAGCTGCATCTGCAAGAAAAGAAATTGTGGTGTCTGAGGGCTCGATTGTTATGATCGGCAGCCCACTTGGGGAGGTACCCAAGAAAGGTAAATTGCTTTCAGAGCAAGGAGATGAAATTCCGCTTCGGCGTTTTAACGATTCTATCGCCACGTCTAAATACCTGGCCCGGTGGGAGCGTAGTTCAGGTGGAGAAATTTATCGCCTTGTAAAAAAGGAAAAAACGCCCTTCAACTACATAGGGAAAACCCTGCCTGTTACTTCGCTAAAAACTTTCGATGGCGAAGACGTCAGCTTTCAAAAAAAGAAGAACAAGCTGACTTACATCAACTTCTGGACGACAACCTGCAAGCCCTGTATCGATGAATTTAAATTGATAGACTCGTTGCGCAGGCAAAACCCGAAAGTAGAGTTCCTGGGTATTGCCTATGAAGACAATGAGGTAGTAAGCCAGTTTGCCAAAAAGGGTCCTTTTCCATTTAAGCCCGTGCTGGATGGAAAGCAAGCCAATGATATGTTTGAAGTAGACAGCTACCCGATGCATATCATCATAGACCTGAACAATACGATTAGATATGTAGTGGCAGGCTTGCTCGACGACAAGAAGCTGCCTGAGCTGATCAGGCAGCTGAGGATGTGA
- a CDS encoding TlpA family protein disulfide reductase: MKYLSTLALLFFVFTANAQTKEQLDTDVPAHIQKWLSEKTAFKKSKARSKAFFLRDSIKIVGYIKGYDRSSGYASGIIYHANNIIRQDFPTTVRIYPDGRFECAMLGIHPIRSSIYLNNHTIKFYAEPGTTTGLILDFQNPKYLGVNKVINEQLAAIETPRPDYNKLNDYVKTQAPEDFKKVQLQEWDKARRVADSAMNAKRTSKNVRRLIESQVDLDYAVYLFDYESNRSYYQKQEPDNAILKMPMRADYFDYLKKIDMNDQSLLVSNDFSTFVNRFEFSPAFQRQLLHQANKFGYKQLDSAYLANNKKTNLVYDIAKLRALTSNFRFYQYKERTFADETAALSKAMRDPFVLSEMNAAYERYKLGNVAYELPNTPAAAVFKKIIGPSKGKVLIVDFWAEWCGPCRAGIESSLALRTKYKDNPDFEYVFVTDSESTAAVFYEDYTKKNLMTNTHRIPADDYLALRELFKFNGIPRYVLVTADGKIQDDNFASHNMKSEFQKYFPEKFPIDYWK; this comes from the coding sequence ATGAAATACCTCAGTACGCTTGCACTCCTCTTTTTTGTATTTACTGCAAATGCACAAACCAAAGAACAACTAGACACCGATGTACCGGCGCACATCCAGAAATGGCTATCTGAAAAAACGGCTTTTAAAAAATCTAAAGCCAGGTCAAAAGCTTTTTTCCTGCGCGACTCCATTAAGATCGTCGGCTACATCAAAGGCTATGATAGAAGCTCGGGCTACGCCAGCGGCATTATCTACCACGCCAATAACATCATAAGGCAAGATTTTCCGACAACAGTAAGAATATATCCTGACGGAAGATTTGAATGCGCCATGCTCGGAATACATCCCATCCGATCCAGTATATATTTAAACAATCACACCATAAAATTCTACGCAGAGCCAGGAACCACAACAGGCCTAATTCTTGATTTCCAGAACCCTAAATATCTTGGCGTCAATAAAGTTATCAACGAACAACTGGCTGCTATTGAGACACCTCGGCCTGACTACAATAAGTTGAACGATTACGTGAAAACCCAGGCTCCCGAAGACTTTAAAAAGGTCCAGCTCCAGGAATGGGATAAGGCGAGGAGGGTGGCCGACAGCGCCATGAACGCAAAGCGAACCTCAAAGAACGTTAGAAGACTGATCGAAAGCCAGGTTGACCTCGACTACGCCGTGTATTTGTTTGATTACGAAAGCAACCGTAGTTACTACCAGAAACAGGAACCAGATAACGCGATCCTGAAAATGCCTATGCGGGCAGATTATTTTGACTATTTAAAAAAGATCGATATGAACGATCAAAGCCTGCTTGTTTCAAACGATTTCTCCACCTTTGTAAACCGCTTCGAATTTTCGCCTGCGTTCCAGCGACAGCTTCTACATCAGGCTAACAAATTTGGGTATAAACAACTTGATTCTGCATACCTAGCTAATAATAAGAAAACTAACCTGGTTTACGACATAGCCAAATTGCGGGCGTTAACTTCTAACTTTAGGTTTTACCAATATAAAGAACGAACGTTTGCTGACGAAACAGCGGCCTTATCAAAAGCCATGCGCGACCCCTTCGTACTTAGCGAAATGAACGCCGCCTATGAAAGATATAAGCTAGGCAATGTAGCATACGAACTTCCTAATACCCCTGCAGCGGCCGTGTTTAAAAAGATCATTGGCCCCTCTAAAGGAAAAGTACTCATTGTCGATTTCTGGGCAGAATGGTGCGGACCTTGTAGGGCAGGGATAGAGAGCAGCCTTGCGCTAAGGACCAAGTATAAAGACAATCCGGATTTTGAATATGTGTTTGTAACCGACAGTGAAAGTACCGCGGCAGTATTCTATGAAGATTACACCAAAAAGAACCTGATGACGAATACCCACAGGATTCCGGCCGACGACTACCTGGCCTTGCGGGAACTATTCAAATTTAACGGAATCCCCCGCTACGTACTGGTAACTGCCGATGGAAAAATACAAGACGACAACTTTGCCAGTCATAACATGAAAAGCGAATTCCAGAAGTACTTTCCGGAAAAGTTCCCTATCGATTACTGGAAGTGA
- a CDS encoding sensor histidine kinase, with product MNFLLYIMYYWLLLKRLIMMERWVMAGLSAIVFSAIKSLYDKYLVTFLASQTDWFGVREQQFSGSRFKLIGFHIDFAYAMNSSFLIMVGCAYVIKSIQQKEVIQQIKHSKLLSELVYLRAQLQPHFFFNTLNNIYGMAMKQSAATAPMISRLSEMMRYIIYKADGEQISLSQEVDFISNYVEIERIRYAQETDISFETQGDIDLYQIEPLLLLPLVENAFKHGLGDGSSEGKVRILLCVYDGQIHLELENSLAQNTKPAEGGVGLSNLRKRLALLYPERHELIIKNDGNTYFTSLSLFA from the coding sequence ATGAACTTCCTGCTCTACATCATGTACTATTGGTTGCTGCTCAAAAGATTGATCATGATGGAGCGATGGGTGATGGCCGGACTGAGCGCCATCGTTTTCTCGGCAATCAAGAGCCTGTACGATAAATACCTTGTCACTTTTTTGGCCAGCCAGACAGACTGGTTTGGTGTAAGAGAACAGCAATTTTCTGGGAGCCGGTTTAAGCTGATTGGTTTCCATATTGATTTCGCTTATGCCATGAACTCGAGTTTCCTGATCATGGTAGGCTGCGCGTATGTAATCAAGTCTATACAGCAAAAGGAAGTGATACAACAGATAAAACACAGTAAGCTTCTTTCGGAACTGGTTTACCTGCGGGCCCAACTACAGCCGCATTTCTTTTTTAACACGCTTAATAACATCTACGGCATGGCCATGAAGCAGTCGGCAGCCACGGCACCGATGATCTCCAGGCTTTCTGAGATGATGCGATACATTATCTATAAGGCCGATGGCGAGCAGATTTCACTAAGCCAGGAGGTCGACTTCATAAGCAACTACGTAGAAATTGAACGGATCAGGTATGCGCAGGAAACGGACATCAGTTTTGAGACGCAGGGCGATATAGACCTTTACCAGATAGAGCCTTTACTGCTTTTGCCTTTGGTAGAGAATGCCTTTAAACATGGCCTGGGTGATGGAAGCAGCGAAGGAAAGGTAAGAATACTTTTATGCGTGTATGACGGTCAAATTCATCTTGAACTGGAAAACAGCCTGGCACAGAATACAAAGCCGGCAGAAGGGGGTGTTGGACTGTCTAATCTGCGAAAGAGGCTGGCATTGCTCTATCCGGAACGTCATGAGTTAATCATAAAAAATGATGGAAATACCTATTTTACGAGTTTAAGCCTTTTTGCATGA